The proteins below are encoded in one region of Hordeum vulgare subsp. vulgare chromosome 3H, MorexV3_pseudomolecules_assembly, whole genome shotgun sequence:
- the LOC123443563 gene encoding F-box protein At2g32560-like translates to MLALVATFVFSCLLFLSKPCARDMRLFLASISQQLALSLFGFLAGYRLLGGVASRATPADAMPLMPSFKRKRPAAKVESTDMTGEPSVLDLPELAIDCILAKLPPAELRNMAAVSRSMRERCRSDHLWESHMSNKWGSVLGTAARDEWRAYLSSSTAAGGGASGYCGSAASGKHRRWLAALSCVCPVVSWMRPRAEGGAGMSAGPVLDDSIMSCYLHMESGKFWFPAQVYNREHGHVGFMMSCYDAEVSYDFRTDTFHARYPPHGRRTVVLEDGVQWERVRAPPVETLAHDLHASDCLHELRPGDNIEIQWRRNKEFPYGWWYGVVGHLESCDGNEHFCRCHLSDIVVLEFNQYTPGSRWRQSLVNRKDHREEGNESDGFYGGIRKLQDKDEISKWKQLWPTDTLE, encoded by the exons ATGCTTGCCCTGGTCGCCACCTTCGTCTTCTCCTGCCTCCTCTTCTTGTCCAAGCCATGCGCCCGTGACATGAgactcttcctcgcctccatctcccAACAACTCGCCCTCTCGCTTTTCGGATTCTTGGCCGGCTACAGGCTGCTCGGCGGCGTCGCCTCCAGGGCCACGCCCGCCGACGCCATGCCCCTCATGCCGTCCTTCAAGAGGAAGCGACCGGCCGCCAAGGTGGAGAGTACGgatatgaccggcgagccatcggTGCTCGACCTCCCGGAGCTGGCCATCGACTGCATTCTCGCCAAGCTGCCGCCGGCGGAGCTGCGGAACATGGCCGCCGTCAGCCGCTCCATGCGGGAAAGGTGCAGGAGCGACCACCTGTGGGAGAGCCACATGTCCAACAAGTGGGGTTCTGTCCTGGGTACGGCCGCGAGGGACGAGTGGAGGGCGTATCTGTCCTCGTCGaccgcggccggcggcggcgcgtcGGGGTACTGCGGGTCTGCTGCCAGCGGCAAGCACCGGAGGTGGCTTGCCGCACTGTCCTGCGTCTGCCCGGTGGTGTCCTGGATGCGGCCTAGGGCCGAAGGCGGCGCCGGCATGTCCGCAGGCCCTGTGCTGGATGATTCTATCATGTCGTGCTATCTTCACATGGAGAGCGGCAAGTTCTGGTTCCCCGCACAGGTCTACAACCGAGAG CATGGGCATGTTGGGTTCATGATGTCATGCTATGATGCAGAGGTCAGCTATGATTTCCGCACTGACACGTTCCATGCAAG GTATCCACCACACGGGCGGCGAACTGTAGTCTTGGAGGATGGCGTGCAATGGGAAAGGGTCAGGGCACCTCCAGTCGAAACTCTTGCACATGACCTGCATGCCTCTGACTGCTTACATGAACTACGGCCTGGCGATAACATTGAGATTCAGTGGAGAAGGAACAAGGAGTTCCCATATG GCTGGTGGTATGGAGTTGTTGGCCACttggaatcatgtgatggaaatGAGCACTTTTGTCGGTGTCATCTTAGTG ACATCGTGGTGCTGGAGTTCAATCAATACACGCCTGGCTCGAGATGGAGGCAGTCCCTGGTAAATCGAAAGGACCACAGGGAAGAAGGCAACGAGAGCGATGGATTCTACGGTGGAATAAGGAAGCTCCAAGACAAGGACGAAATCTCCAAGTGGAAGCAGCTATGGCCAACAGATACCCTGGAATAA